The segment AAATTATTTTTGCGATATTTCTACTCTTCTGAAATTACATCAGCATCTTCGATTGTATCTTCTTCCTCATTGATTACGGCTACCAGTCCGGCTGCATGAAGTATGTTGTACCACTGGAAAACTTTCTTGATATCTGAGCTGTAAACTCTTTCCTCATCAAAGTTTGGAAGAACTTCGGCAAAATATTCCTTCAATACTTTTGCACTTTCCTTGTGACTTAAAGTAGGTCCTTCATT is part of the Bacteroidota bacterium genome and harbors:
- a CDS encoding DUF5606 domain-containing protein; this translates as MNIEGIIAISGKGGLFKLLSQSRGGFIVESLADGKRFPVHSTNNVSSLEDIAMYTYEEEVPLREVFSNIAKKENEGPTLSHKESAKVLKEYFAEVLPNFDEERVYSSDIKKVFQWYNILHAAGLVAVINEEEDTIEDADVISEE